The DNA sequence TCATGAGAGCATTAACAAGTTCTTATGCAGGTAGAAAAGAAAGAAAGAGACAGTTCAGACAGTTATGGATTGCTCGTATTAACGCAGCAGCAAGAATTAACGGCATTTCCTATAGCCAGTTTATGCATGGATTAAAGTTAGCTGGTGTAGAAGTAAACCGTAAGATGTTAGCTGAAATGGCTGTAAATGA is a window from the Roseburia sp. 499 genome containing:
- the rplT gene encoding 50S ribosomal protein L20, which translates into the protein MARIKGGLNAKKRHNRTLKLAKGYRGARSKQYRVAKQSVMRALTSSYAGRKERKRQFRQLWIARINAAARINGISYSQFMHGLKLAGVEVNRKMLAEMAVNDAEGFATLAELAKSKVA